The Pseudokineococcus lusitanus genome includes the window TGCGTCGTGGCCCACGGCCACTCGCTGCGCGTCCTCGCGGCCACCTACCTCGGTCTCCCGCCCGCCACGGCGGCGGCCCTCGAGCTGAGCCCGGCCTCGCTGAGCGTGCTCGGCGAGAACCACCGGGTGCCCACGGTGCGCCACTGGAACCTCCAGGCGCCCGGCGCCTGAGCCCGCCCCCGGGCGGTGCCGCCCCGGCGGCCCCGTCCCGTCGTCGCCGGGCGCACGGTCCCGGCGGTGGCAGACTCGTCGCCCGTGCGCCCGGGGCGTGCCCCACGACCACGGGGCCGGCCCGCCCGGCGGACCACCGGACGGACAGACAGGACACGCGCGTGACGGGCAACACCACCATCAGCCACGAGGGCACCGCCCTGCTCGGGACCAGCGCCGTCGAGGCGCCCGTGGTGGTGACCTCCGACGCGATGGAGGAGCGGCTCGCCGAGACGCTGACCCGGCTGCGCATGCGGCCGGGCACCCTGTCGTCGCTCGCGGGCATCCAGGAGCGCCGCTGGTGGGGGCCCGACGAGGACGCTGCCCAGGGCGCGGCGCGGGCCGGGCGCGAGGCGCTCGCCGCCGCCGGCGTCGAGCCGGGCCAGGTGGACCTCCTCATCAACACCTCGGTCTTCCGCGCCAACCTCGAGCCGTCCGTGGCCGTCGGCATCCACCACGCGCTGGGCCTGCCGTCGTCGGCGCTGAACTTCGACATCACCAACGCCTGCCTCGGCTTCGTCAACGCGCTGACGCTCGCCGGCACCCTCATCGACAGCGGCCAGGTCCGGTACGCGCTCGTCGTCGACGGCGAGGACGCGCGGCCCGTGCACGAGTCGACCCTGCGGCGCCTGTCGGCGCCCGAGGCCGTCCGGCGCGACTACCTCGACGCCTTCGCCACCCTCACGCTGGGCTCCGGCGCCGCCGCGGCCGTGCTCGGTCCCGTCGGGGCGCACCCCGACGCCCCGCGCGTCATGGGCGGCATCTCGCGCGCGAGGTCGTCCGCCCACGAGCTCTGCGTCGGCGGCAACGACGGCATGGTCACCGACGCCCGCGGCCTGCTCGAGGAGGGGCTGCTCCTCGTCGGCGAGGCGTGGGACGACGCCCTCGCCGACGGCTGGGCGTGGAAGGACATGGACCGCTACGTCATGCACCAGGTCAGCACCGTGCACACCCGTGCCCTCGTGGAGCGCATCGGCATCGACCCCGAGCGCGTCCCGCTGACCTTCCCGCGCTGGGGCAACGTCGGCCCCGCGGCTCTGCCCATGACCCTGGCCACCGAGGCGCCGACGCTGCGCCGCGGCGAGCGCGTGCTCTGCATGGGCGTCGGCTCGGGCCTCAACACGGCCATGACGGAGATCCGCTGGTGAGGGGCGCCCCCTCGCCCGCCTCCCCCTCCCCCGCCGCGGCGGCCGCGCCCGGCGCGCCCGCCGTCGACGTCGCGGCCCTGCCCGGCGTGGACCCCCGGTGGTCGCGCCTCGTCGCCGCCCCGAGCGCCGACGGCACCCGCCGGACGTGGCACCTGCTCGACGGCGCCGGCGCCCTCGACGGGCGCGAGCCCGCCGGCACCGTGCTCGCCGTCCACGGCAACCCCACCTGGTCCTACCTGTGGCGCGACGTGGTCCGCGCGGGCGTCGTCGGGGACGCCGCGGGCCGCCCGTGGCGCGTCCTCGCCGTCGACCAGCTCGGCATGGGGCTGTCGGACCGCCGTCCCCGTGCCGGCGGCGGGCCGTGGCGCCTCGCCGACCGGGTGGCCGACCTCGCCGCGCTCGTCGACGTCCTCCGCGCCGGCACGGACGACGGCTTCCCGCCGGTCGACGGGCCGCTCGTCGCCCTCGGCCACGACTGGGGCGGGGTCGTCGTCAGCGGCTGGGCCGGGGAGCACCCCGACGAGCTCGCGGCGCTCGTCCTCACGAACACCGCCGTCCACGCCCCCGCGGGCGACGCCCTCCCGCCCGCCCTGCAGGCGGTCACCGCGCCCGGGCTGCACGCGCTCCTCACCTCGCGCACCGACGCCTTCGTGCGCGCCGCGGCCGCGCAGCCCGCCCGTCGCCTGCCCGACGCGGTCCGCGCCGCCTACCGGGCCCCCTACCGCAGCGTGGCCGACCGGGCCGCCGTCGAGGGCTTCGTGGCCGACATCCCCTGGCGCGCCGACGACGTCAGCCGTCCGGCGCTCGAGCGGGTGTCGGCCGGAGTGAGCGCCCTCGGCGCCGCCGACGTCCCCGCGCTGCTCGTGTGGGGTCCCCGCGACCCCGTCTTCGGCGAGCGCTACCTGCGCGACCTGCGCGGCCGCCTGCCGGGCGCCGACGTCCACCGGGTCGAGGACGGCGGCCACCTGCTGCCCGAGGACGTCGACCTGGGCCCGCTCCTGCTGCGCTGGCTCGCGGCGCGGGGGCTCGGCGCGGGCGGCACGCCCGTCGTCTCGGGGCCCGCGCCGGCCGGCGTGCGCGCCCCGCTGTGGGCCGAGCTCGAGGCCCGGACCGGGGACGACTCCCCCGCCGTCGTCGAGCTGTCCGCCGACGGGGCCGCGCCCCGCGTCGTCAGCTGGCGCGAGCTCGGGCACCGGGTCGCCGAGGTGGCGGTCGGCCTCCACGAGGAGGGGGTCCGGCCCGGCGACCGGGTCAGCCTCCTCGTGCCCCCGGGCGCCGACCTCACGACCTGCCTCTACGCCTGCCTGCGCCTCGGCGCGGTCGTCGTCGTGGCCGACCAGGGCCTCGGCGTCCGCGGTCTCGGCCGCGCGGTCCGGGGCGCCGGCCCCCGCCACGTCGTGGCCGTCGAGCGCGGCCTCGTGGCCGCCGCCGCCCTGGGCTGGCCCGGGAGCCGCACCGGTGCGGGCCCCCTCGGGCCCGTGGGGCGCCGGCTCGCCGGGACGACGCTCACCGGGCTCGCGGCGCGCGGCCGCCGCAGCGCGCTCGGCGGCGTCGAGGGCGGGCCCGCCGCGGGCCGGCCGACGCTCGCCACGGTCCGGCTGCCGGAGCCCGACCCCTCCGCGGACGCGGCCGTCCTCTTCACCTCCGGGTCGACCGGGCCGGCGAAGGGCGCCGTCTACACGCACGAGCGGCTCGCGGCGATGCGCGACGCCGTCGCCGCGGCGTACGACGTCGACCGGCGCACCGCCCTCGTCGCGGCCTTCGCGCCCTTCGCGCTCCTGGGCCCTGCGCTCGGCGCCGTCTCGGCGAGCCCGGCCATGGACGTCACCGCACCGCGGACGCTCACCGCGCGGGCGCTGGCGGACGCCGTCGCCGCCGTCGACGCCACCGTCGTCTTCGCCTCTCCCGCAGCCCTCGCCAACGTCGTGGCGACCGGCGGGGACCTCGACGCCGCCGGCCGTGAGGCGCTGGCCGGGGTCCGGCGGCTGCTGTCGGCCGGGGCGCCCGTGCCCGTGGCGCTGCTGCGCGACGTCGCCCGGCTCGTCCCGGGGGCGTCGCTCCACACCCCCTACGGCATGACCGAGGGGCTGCCCATGACCGACGTCCGGCTCGAGGAGCT containing:
- a CDS encoding alpha/beta fold hydrolase, translated to MRGAPSPASPSPAAAAAPGAPAVDVAALPGVDPRWSRLVAAPSADGTRRTWHLLDGAGALDGREPAGTVLAVHGNPTWSYLWRDVVRAGVVGDAAGRPWRVLAVDQLGMGLSDRRPRAGGGPWRLADRVADLAALVDVLRAGTDDGFPPVDGPLVALGHDWGGVVVSGWAGEHPDELAALVLTNTAVHAPAGDALPPALQAVTAPGLHALLTSRTDAFVRAAAAQPARRLPDAVRAAYRAPYRSVADRAAVEGFVADIPWRADDVSRPALERVSAGVSALGAADVPALLVWGPRDPVFGERYLRDLRGRLPGADVHRVEDGGHLLPEDVDLGPLLLRWLAARGLGAGGTPVVSGPAPAGVRAPLWAELEARTGDDSPAVVELSADGAAPRVVSWRELGHRVAEVAVGLHEEGVRPGDRVSLLVPPGADLTTCLYACLRLGAVVVVADQGLGVRGLGRAVRGAGPRHVVAVERGLVAAAALGWPGSRTGAGPLGPVGRRLAGTTLTGLAARGRRSALGGVEGGPAAGRPTLATVRLPEPDPSADAAVLFTSGSTGPAKGAVYTHERLAAMRDAVAAAYDVDRRTALVAAFAPFALLGPALGAVSASPAMDVTAPRTLTARALADAVAAVDATVVFASPAALANVVATGGDLDAAGREALAGVRRLLSAGAPVPVALLRDVARLVPGASLHTPYGMTEGLPMTDVRLEELEAAAAPGGVDDGVLVGGPLADVEVALAPLDGEGTPSDRPVRDAGTTGEVLLRAPHTKARYDQLWATEHASRLVDDEGRTWHRSGDVGVLEPDGRLRVRGRTAHLVRTAEGVVTPVGVELAAASVPGVARAAATGVGPAGTQALVVVVETVPPARRAGGAAPDLVDAVRRSVAALPEHPAVAAVLVVPGLPTDVRHDSKVDRTLVGAWAAERLAGRPVPPPWGGGGLPARLGRARRALRGRR
- a CDS encoding 3-oxoacyl-ACP synthase III, whose product is MTGNTTISHEGTALLGTSAVEAPVVVTSDAMEERLAETLTRLRMRPGTLSSLAGIQERRWWGPDEDAAQGAARAGREALAAAGVEPGQVDLLINTSVFRANLEPSVAVGIHHALGLPSSALNFDITNACLGFVNALTLAGTLIDSGQVRYALVVDGEDARPVHESTLRRLSAPEAVRRDYLDAFATLTLGSGAAAAVLGPVGAHPDAPRVMGGISRARSSAHELCVGGNDGMVTDARGLLEEGLLLVGEAWDDALADGWAWKDMDRYVMHQVSTVHTRALVERIGIDPERVPLTFPRWGNVGPAALPMTLATEAPTLRRGERVLCMGVGSGLNTAMTEIRW